Proteins from a single region of Chromobacterium sp. ATCC 53434:
- the bioB gene encoding biotin synthase BioB: protein MHSATMEFKRPSRPHPEQANWSVEEVEALLGLPFMELVFRAAEIHRQFFDPTRVQLSTLVSIKTGGCPEDCGYCPQSVHHDTPVTDQPMMTVDEVVAAARQAKANGAGRFCMGAAWRGPKDADLEQTLRMVSEVKALGMETCATFGLLRDGQAEKLKDAGLDYYNHNLDTAPDKYADIIQSREYEDRLDTLGKVRRAGLSVCCGGIVGMNETRRDRAGLIVQLANLDPQPESVPVNNLVQVIGTPLQNAERLDWTEFVRTIAAARITMPKSYVRLSAGRREMDEATQALCFLAGANSIFYGDKLLTTGNPDVLADQSLMAKLDLQAL from the coding sequence ATGCATTCTGCAACGATGGAGTTCAAGCGTCCGTCCCGGCCGCACCCGGAACAGGCCAACTGGAGTGTGGAGGAAGTGGAGGCGCTGCTCGGCCTGCCTTTCATGGAGCTGGTGTTCCGCGCCGCCGAAATCCATCGCCAGTTTTTCGATCCGACCCGGGTGCAGCTGTCGACGCTGGTGTCGATCAAGACCGGCGGCTGTCCGGAGGATTGCGGTTATTGCCCGCAGTCGGTGCACCACGACACGCCGGTGACCGATCAGCCGATGATGACGGTGGACGAGGTGGTGGCCGCCGCGCGCCAGGCCAAGGCCAACGGCGCCGGCCGCTTCTGCATGGGCGCCGCCTGGCGCGGTCCGAAGGACGCCGATCTGGAGCAGACCCTGCGGATGGTCAGCGAGGTGAAGGCGCTGGGCATGGAGACCTGCGCGACCTTCGGCCTGTTGCGCGACGGCCAGGCGGAGAAGCTGAAGGACGCCGGCCTCGACTATTACAACCATAATCTGGACACCGCGCCGGACAAATACGCCGACATCATCCAGAGCCGGGAGTACGAGGACAGGCTGGACACGCTGGGCAAGGTTCGCCGGGCTGGACTGTCGGTATGTTGCGGCGGTATCGTCGGCATGAACGAGACCCGGCGCGACCGCGCCGGTCTGATCGTCCAGCTGGCCAATCTGGACCCGCAGCCGGAGTCGGTGCCGGTCAACAATCTGGTGCAGGTGATCGGCACGCCGCTGCAGAACGCCGAGCGGCTGGACTGGACCGAGTTCGTCCGCACCATCGCGGCGGCGCGCATCACGATGCCGAAAAGTTATGTGCGGCTGTCGGCCGGCCGGCGCGAAATGGACGAGGCGACCCAGGCGCTGTGCTTCCTGGCCGGCGCCAATTCGATTTTCTACGGCGACAAGCTGCTGACCACCGGCAATCCGGACGTATTGGCCGACCAGTCGCTGATGGCCAAGCTGGATCTGCAGGCGCTGTAA
- a CDS encoding glutathione S-transferase family protein, translating to MIRLHGIPLSPYYNKVKIALLEKGVNFQEVVTTPSQEEELLEKSPMGKIPFVEINGHPLAESTVILEWLEDAYPTASLLPPTPNGRALARELTSMLELYVMLPASPLIRHMLKGTRPEPEQAEEIRQAVARGIGAVAKLAQRRPWLAGEDFSFADLSAAGILPVVARLSQTFLGEDMTQRMEGCSDYLRRLGERQSVARVWAERDASLAALMARRG from the coding sequence ATGATCAGACTGCACGGTATTCCGTTGTCGCCCTACTACAACAAGGTGAAGATCGCCTTGCTGGAGAAGGGCGTCAATTTCCAGGAAGTGGTGACGACTCCGTCGCAGGAAGAGGAGTTGCTGGAAAAGAGCCCGATGGGCAAGATTCCCTTCGTCGAGATCAACGGCCATCCGCTGGCGGAGTCGACGGTGATCCTGGAGTGGCTGGAGGACGCCTATCCGACCGCTTCGCTGCTGCCGCCGACGCCGAACGGCCGCGCGCTGGCGCGCGAGCTGACGTCGATGCTGGAACTGTACGTGATGCTGCCGGCCAGTCCGCTGATCCGCCACATGCTGAAAGGCACGCGGCCGGAGCCGGAGCAGGCCGAGGAGATCCGCCAGGCGGTGGCGCGCGGCATCGGCGCGGTGGCCAAGCTGGCGCAGCGCCGGCCGTGGCTGGCCGGCGAGGACTTCAGCTTCGCCGATCTGAGCGCCGCCGGCATCCTGCCGGTGGTGGCGCGCTTGAGCCAGACTTTTCTCGGCGAGGACATGACGCAGCGGATGGAAGGCTGTTCCGACTATCTGCGGCGTCTAGGCGAGCGCCAGAGCGTGGCCCGCGTCTGGGCAGAGCGCGACGCGTCGCTGGCGGCCTTGATGGCCCGCCGCGGCTGA
- a CDS encoding patatin-like phospholipase family protein: MISRNILRPVLLAGAAALLAACNTTIAPTPQPQQAARPKIALALGGGAVKGFAHIGVIKVLEAAGIVPDIVVGTSAGSVVGSLYASGLNGMQLQQRAIALDQADLTDWTLSTKGVIKGEKLQNWINAQVGNRPLEKLSKPFAAVATELDSGRKVVFRVGNTGQAVRASASIPNVFLPVKIGNKSYVDGGLVSPVPVSAAREMGGQFVIAVDITGRPKSGRATGFLSMLDQSLSIMNGPALTQELQQADVVIHPNVLNIGSADFDARNQAILEGEKAAQQMLPQIRKLLQQKSLTLTK; encoded by the coding sequence ATGATAAGCAGAAACATTTTGCGTCCGGTCCTACTGGCCGGCGCCGCCGCGCTGCTGGCGGCCTGCAACACCACGATAGCGCCGACGCCGCAGCCGCAACAGGCGGCCCGGCCCAAGATCGCGCTGGCGCTGGGCGGCGGCGCGGTCAAGGGCTTCGCCCACATCGGCGTGATCAAGGTGCTGGAAGCCGCCGGCATCGTGCCCGACATCGTCGTCGGCACCAGCGCCGGCAGCGTGGTCGGCAGCCTGTACGCGTCCGGCTTGAACGGCATGCAGCTGCAACAGCGCGCGATCGCGCTCGACCAGGCCGACCTGACCGACTGGACGCTGTCGACCAAGGGCGTGATCAAGGGCGAGAAGCTGCAGAACTGGATCAACGCCCAGGTCGGCAACCGCCCGCTGGAGAAACTGAGCAAGCCGTTCGCCGCGGTGGCGACCGAGCTGGATTCCGGCCGCAAGGTGGTGTTCCGCGTCGGCAACACCGGCCAGGCGGTGCGCGCCTCCGCCAGCATCCCCAATGTCTTCCTGCCGGTGAAGATAGGCAACAAGAGCTATGTCGACGGCGGCCTGGTCAGCCCGGTGCCGGTCAGCGCCGCGCGCGAGATGGGCGGCCAGTTCGTCATCGCCGTCGACATCACCGGCCGGCCGAAGAGCGGCCGCGCCACCGGCTTCCTGTCGATGCTGGACCAGAGCCTGAGCATCATGAACGGCCCGGCGCTGACGCAGGAGCTGCAACAGGCCGATGTGGTGATCCATCCGAATGTGCTCAATATCGGCTCCGCCGATTTCGACGCCCGCAACCAGGCGATACTGGAAGGCGAGAAAGCGGCGCAGCAAATGCTGCCGCAAATCCGCAAACTGCTGCAGCAGAAAAGCCTGACGCTGACCAAATAA
- a CDS encoding class I SAM-dependent methyltransferase, producing MPRDWANRFNRWRYDLYAPLYDRLAQGFAAHRRRSLGLLNPQPDERLLLVCAGTGLDLDFLVRCRRVTAIDIAPAMLSTLRQRAARLGLDVDAREMDAQRLDFPDASFDAVVLHLALAVVPDPRACLLEVERVLKPGGRATVFDKFLPDGARAPLWRRAGNLLARAVATDVNRKLGDIVAVTKLQRIHDEEAGFGGFFRIALLRK from the coding sequence ATGCCGCGTGACTGGGCCAATCGTTTCAACCGCTGGCGCTACGATCTGTACGCGCCGCTGTACGACAGGCTGGCGCAGGGCTTCGCCGCCCACCGCCGCCGCTCGCTGGGCCTGCTGAATCCGCAACCCGACGAACGCCTGCTGCTGGTCTGCGCCGGCACCGGGCTGGATCTCGACTTCCTGGTGCGTTGCCGTCGCGTCACCGCGATCGACATCGCGCCGGCCATGCTGTCGACCTTGCGCCAGCGAGCCGCTCGGCTGGGGCTGGACGTCGACGCGCGCGAGATGGATGCGCAGCGGCTGGATTTTCCCGACGCCAGCTTCGACGCGGTGGTGCTGCATCTGGCGCTGGCGGTGGTGCCGGACCCGCGCGCCTGCCTGCTCGAGGTGGAGCGGGTGTTGAAGCCCGGCGGCCGCGCGACGGTGTTCGACAAATTCCTGCCGGACGGCGCGCGCGCGCCGTTGTGGCGCCGCGCCGGCAATCTGCTGGCGCGGGCGGTGGCCACCGACGTCAACCGCAAGCTGGGCGACATCGTCGCCGTCACCAAATTGCAACGCATTCACGACGAAGAAGCCGGCTTTGGAGGTTTCTTTCGCATCGCACTCTTGCGAAAATAA
- the bioC gene encoding malonyl-ACP O-methyltransferase BioC: MSEAFYTDKARVRASFEKAAASYDSAAVLQREVSDRMAERLDYIKHQPAVILDAGAGTGYGSAELRRRYPQARVVELDLAHAMLLASRERGRAGDGLLKKLFKPSLPWQINADIERLPLADASVDMIWSNLTIQWINEPDRMFAEMRRVLKPDGLLMFSTLGPDTLFELRAAFAGVDGATHVNQFIDMHDIGDALMRAGFAEPVMDMEKIVLTYDDARGVMRDLKAIGAHNATAGRGRGLMGKQAWRGVEQTYEQYRQGGKLPASYEVVYGHAWKGTGKKLAKMSDDGRQVIEFVKKAPRAE, translated from the coding sequence ATGAGTGAAGCGTTTTACACCGACAAGGCGCGGGTGCGCGCCTCGTTCGAGAAGGCCGCGGCCAGCTACGACTCCGCCGCGGTGCTGCAGCGCGAAGTCTCCGACCGCATGGCGGAGCGGCTGGACTACATCAAGCACCAGCCGGCGGTGATCCTCGACGCCGGCGCCGGCACCGGCTACGGCTCGGCCGAGCTCAGGCGGCGCTACCCGCAGGCGCGGGTGGTCGAATTGGATCTGGCGCACGCGATGCTGCTGGCCTCGCGCGAGCGCGGCCGCGCCGGCGACGGCCTGCTGAAGAAATTGTTCAAGCCCAGCCTGCCGTGGCAGATCAACGCCGACATCGAACGGCTGCCGCTGGCCGACGCCAGCGTCGACATGATCTGGTCCAATCTGACCATACAGTGGATCAACGAGCCGGACCGGATGTTCGCCGAGATGCGCCGGGTGCTGAAACCGGACGGTCTATTGATGTTCTCGACGCTGGGGCCGGACACGCTGTTCGAGTTGCGGGCGGCCTTCGCCGGCGTCGACGGCGCCACCCACGTCAATCAGTTCATCGACATGCACGACATCGGCGACGCGCTGATGCGCGCCGGCTTCGCCGAGCCGGTGATGGACATGGAAAAGATCGTGCTGACCTATGACGACGCCCGTGGCGTGATGCGCGACCTGAAGGCGATAGGCGCGCACAACGCCACCGCCGGCCGCGGCCGCGGCCTGATGGGCAAGCAGGCCTGGCGCGGCGTCGAGCAGACTTACGAGCAGTACCGCCAGGGCGGCAAGCTGCCGGCCAGCTACGAGGTGGTGTACGGCCACGCGTGGAAGGGCACCGGCAAGAAGCTGGCCAAGATGAGCGACGACGGCCGCCAGGTGATCGAGTTCGTCAAGAAGGCGCCGCGGGCCGAATAG
- a CDS encoding EAL domain-containing protein: MMSTAEYLETPEQAAGRALAMLQQTGGLSAAAVWIREGVVWRQLAGSGAAAGLPAADALDKGRLPGPDGGALELTAAGQRLGWLVWRGRAPETVADIAALLAGHLYCAALRDEQAAARVANETMLEISLLAGEGDGLERILPRLHKLMSRLMDASNFYIALYDEECATLRFPFYVDRHDPAPPASDSVFPVNGANSSLTAWLIRGGKPMVLTRERILEICRQHGLAQPLLSASFWMGAPLVNAAGNLIGAVVLQLYDEQTPFSSAEQLLFMFAARHVGFALDRVLYRSQLERQVWLRTSELEGANARLRAEVSGRKRAEKFQDVLFRIAELSNTSLSLEAFLSGLHRLLSEMVAARNCLVALYDTVNDCIAFPYCADEHAQSLQPRKPGKGYIEQVLHSGRPLLIDPYGGDAGAGDADDGAIRPKSWLGVPLYCGHELLGVLAVQSYESDVVYNFRDQEVLEFVANNIGAALARVRALESLQLAYAELEQRVRERTSELDAVNAQLEFDSLHDPLTKLPNRSYLSKALRRAWDAYLAGNGDRFAVVFIDLDRFKLVNDTLGHLAGDHLLFEAGARIRACLRHYDFLARLGGDEFAVLMFGMDAVDECETIARRIVSEFERPVILAGREVFSTASVGVVLADREHYRKAEDLLRDADHAMYCTKQQGRQGYTLFSHQLRIDQADQLALESELRRALEEEGQLIPYYQPFIDAGNGKLSGFEALVRWQHPQRGLISPALFLPMAEESGLITRLDRYMVNAACAQLQAWRADGQVGEDIALHINLSSANFHDPDLAGWIGGRIAHYQLPPAMLHLEITESALIDQPDTAATTMQALHGLGVRLALDDFGTGYSALSYLHRYRFDVLKIDQSFVFDLDRKEESAAIVRAILALARALDLDVVAEGVETASQLAMLREMGCAKLQGFYFAAPAPAWGLDWARLARFEQEMRDAA; the protein is encoded by the coding sequence ATGATGAGCACGGCTGAATATCTGGAAACCCCGGAGCAGGCCGCGGGGCGGGCCTTGGCCATGCTGCAGCAAACCGGCGGGCTATCCGCCGCCGCGGTATGGATTCGGGAGGGAGTGGTCTGGCGTCAACTTGCCGGCAGCGGCGCCGCAGCCGGCTTGCCGGCGGCCGACGCGCTGGACAAGGGCCGTTTGCCCGGCCCGGACGGCGGCGCGCTGGAATTGACCGCCGCCGGCCAGCGCCTGGGCTGGCTGGTGTGGCGCGGCCGCGCGCCGGAGACGGTGGCCGATATCGCCGCCCTGCTGGCCGGCCATCTGTATTGCGCGGCGCTGCGCGACGAACAGGCCGCCGCCCGCGTCGCCAACGAGACGATGCTGGAGATCAGCCTGCTGGCCGGCGAGGGCGACGGCCTGGAGCGGATACTGCCGAGGCTGCACAAGCTGATGTCGCGGCTGATGGACGCCAGCAATTTCTACATCGCGCTGTATGACGAGGAGTGCGCCACGCTGCGCTTCCCGTTCTACGTCGATCGGCACGATCCGGCGCCGCCGGCGTCCGACAGCGTGTTTCCGGTCAATGGCGCCAACAGCTCGCTGACCGCCTGGCTGATACGCGGCGGCAAGCCCATGGTGCTGACCCGCGAGCGCATCCTGGAAATCTGCCGGCAACACGGACTGGCCCAGCCGCTGCTGTCGGCGTCGTTCTGGATGGGGGCGCCGCTGGTCAACGCCGCCGGCAATCTGATCGGCGCCGTGGTGCTGCAGCTGTACGACGAGCAGACGCCGTTCTCGTCGGCCGAACAGCTGCTGTTCATGTTCGCCGCGCGCCACGTAGGCTTCGCGCTGGACCGGGTGTTGTACCGCAGCCAGCTGGAGCGCCAGGTGTGGCTGCGCACCAGCGAGCTGGAGGGCGCCAACGCCAGGCTGCGCGCCGAGGTGTCCGGCCGCAAGCGCGCCGAAAAATTCCAGGACGTGCTGTTCCGCATCGCCGAATTGTCCAATACCAGCCTGTCGCTGGAGGCCTTCCTCAGCGGCCTGCACCGGCTGCTGTCGGAGATGGTGGCGGCGCGCAACTGTCTGGTGGCGCTGTACGACACCGTCAACGACTGCATCGCCTTCCCCTACTGCGCCGACGAGCACGCGCAGTCGCTGCAGCCCCGCAAGCCCGGCAAGGGCTATATCGAGCAGGTGCTGCACAGCGGCCGGCCGCTGCTGATAGATCCGTACGGCGGCGATGCCGGCGCGGGCGACGCCGACGACGGCGCCATCCGGCCGAAAAGCTGGCTGGGCGTGCCGCTGTATTGCGGCCACGAGCTGCTGGGCGTGCTGGCGGTGCAGAGCTACGAAAGCGACGTGGTGTACAACTTCCGCGACCAGGAGGTGCTGGAGTTCGTCGCCAACAATATCGGCGCCGCGCTGGCGCGGGTGCGCGCGCTGGAAAGCCTGCAGCTGGCCTATGCCGAGCTGGAGCAGCGGGTGCGCGAGCGCACCAGCGAGCTGGACGCGGTCAACGCCCAGCTGGAATTCGACAGCCTGCACGATCCGCTGACCAAGCTGCCGAACCGCAGCTATCTGTCCAAGGCGCTGCGCCGCGCCTGGGACGCCTACCTGGCCGGCAACGGCGACCGCTTCGCCGTGGTCTTCATCGACCTGGACCGCTTCAAGCTGGTCAACGACACGCTGGGCCACCTGGCCGGCGACCATCTGCTGTTCGAGGCCGGCGCCCGCATCCGGGCCTGCCTGCGCCATTACGATTTCCTGGCCCGCCTCGGCGGCGACGAGTTCGCCGTGCTGATGTTCGGCATGGACGCGGTCGACGAGTGCGAGACCATCGCCCGCCGCATCGTCAGCGAATTCGAGCGGCCGGTGATCCTGGCCGGCCGCGAGGTGTTCTCCACCGCCAGCGTCGGCGTGGTGCTGGCCGACCGCGAGCACTACCGCAAGGCCGAGGACCTGCTGCGCGACGCCGACCACGCGATGTATTGCACCAAGCAGCAGGGCCGCCAGGGCTACACGCTGTTCAGCCACCAGCTGCGGATAGACCAGGCCGACCAACTGGCGCTGGAGAGCGAGCTGAGGCGCGCGCTGGAGGAGGAGGGCCAGCTGATACCGTATTACCAGCCCTTCATCGACGCCGGCAACGGCAAGCTGTCCGGCTTCGAGGCGCTGGTGCGCTGGCAGCATCCGCAGCGCGGCCTGATCTCGCCGGCGCTGTTCCTGCCGATGGCCGAGGAGAGCGGGCTGATCACCCGGCTGGACCGCTACATGGTCAACGCCGCCTGCGCCCAGCTGCAGGCCTGGCGCGCCGACGGCCAGGTCGGCGAGGACATCGCGCTGCACATCAATCTGTCGTCGGCCAATTTCCACGATCCGGACCTGGCGGGCTGGATAGGCGGCCGCATCGCCCACTACCAGCTGCCGCCGGCGATGCTGCATCTGGAGATCACCGAGAGCGCGCTGATAGACCAGCCGGACACCGCCGCGACGACGATGCAGGCGCTGCACGGCCTTGGCGTCAGGCTGGCGCTGGACGATTTCGGCACCGGCTACTCGGCGCTGTCCTATCTGCACCGCTACCGTTTCGACGTGCTGAAGATAGACCAGTCCTTCGTCTTCGACCTGGACCGCAAGGAGGAGTCGGCCGCCATCGTCCGCGCCATCCTGGCGCTGGCGCGCGCGCTGGACCTGGACGTGGTGGCCGAGGGCGTCGAGACCGCCAGCCAGCTGGCGATGCTGCGGGAAATGGGCTGCGCCAAGCTGCAGGGCTTCTACTTCGCCGCGCCGGCGCCGGCCTGGGGGCTGGACTGGGCGAGGCTGGCGCGCTTCGAACAGGAAATGCGCGATGCCGCGTGA
- a CDS encoding GNAT family N-acetyltransferase: MEGEIRAARPEDASSLAALSIQVWLSAYAVDGVRQALADYVFDAFTPAKLAALIADPARRLLVIELNGHLLGYTQLKLDSPCDGFDGPALEMERLYLSESHTGRGLGRRLTMAARQWASSLAGQPRLWLTVWHRNARAIAFYRRMGMAVHGEWHFELEGARHLNYVMLDAPVVTADDDAGRLY; encoded by the coding sequence ATGGAAGGGGAGATCCGCGCCGCGCGCCCGGAAGACGCGAGCAGCCTCGCCGCGCTGTCCATCCAGGTGTGGCTGAGCGCCTATGCCGTCGACGGCGTCCGCCAGGCCTTGGCCGACTATGTGTTCGACGCGTTCACGCCGGCGAAGCTGGCGGCGCTGATCGCCGATCCGGCGCGCCGGCTGCTGGTGATCGAATTAAACGGCCATCTGCTGGGCTACACACAGCTGAAGCTGGACAGTCCCTGCGACGGTTTCGACGGTCCCGCGCTGGAAATGGAACGACTCTACCTGTCGGAGAGCCATACCGGGCGCGGCCTGGGACGGCGCCTGACGATGGCGGCGCGGCAATGGGCGTCCTCCCTCGCCGGCCAGCCGCGGCTGTGGCTGACGGTGTGGCATCGCAACGCGCGCGCGATCGCCTTCTATCGCCGGATGGGCATGGCGGTCCACGGCGAATGGCATTTCGAATTGGAGGGCGCGCGTCATCTGAATTACGTGATGCTGGATGCGCCTGTTGTGACGGCCGACGACGACGCCGGCCGCCTGTACTGA
- the bioH gene encoding pimeloyl-ACP methyl ester esterase BioH: MNLFVETLGRGPDVVMLHGWGLHGGVFARVAGQLADRFCVHLVDLPGHGASPALTRFDADAVADLLDAHFPLPVHVLGWSLGGLIAQHWAARHPDKVASLALVSTSPRFVRDDSWPHAQQRQAIEAVAQSLDTAFEQTLERFLALQMMGAPAARDTLKALRGELFAHGRPQGLLPALELLLEADARALAADIRCPAALFCGARDAITPIGAGRWLAAALGDAVLYEFPQASHAPFLSHEQDFVRALAEHLEKQA, encoded by the coding sequence ATGAATCTGTTTGTCGAAACGCTGGGCCGGGGCCCGGACGTGGTGATGCTGCACGGCTGGGGCCTGCACGGCGGCGTGTTCGCCCGCGTGGCCGGGCAGCTGGCCGACCGCTTCTGCGTCCATCTGGTGGACCTGCCCGGCCACGGCGCCTCGCCGGCGCTGACGCGTTTCGACGCCGACGCGGTCGCCGATCTGCTGGACGCGCACTTCCCGCTGCCGGTCCATGTGCTGGGCTGGTCGCTGGGCGGGCTGATCGCCCAGCACTGGGCGGCGCGCCATCCGGACAAGGTCGCGAGCCTGGCGCTGGTGTCCACCAGCCCGCGCTTCGTCCGCGACGACAGCTGGCCGCACGCGCAGCAGCGCCAGGCGATAGAGGCCGTCGCGCAGAGTCTGGACACCGCCTTCGAACAGACGTTGGAGCGCTTTCTCGCGCTGCAGATGATGGGCGCGCCGGCCGCGCGCGACACCTTGAAGGCGCTGCGCGGCGAGCTGTTCGCCCACGGCCGGCCGCAGGGCCTGCTGCCGGCGCTGGAGCTGTTGCTGGAGGCCGACGCGCGCGCGCTGGCCGCCGACATCCGCTGCCCGGCCGCGCTGTTCTGCGGCGCGCGCGACGCCATCACCCCGATCGGCGCCGGCCGCTGGCTGGCGGCGGCCCTGGGCGACGCAGTCCTTTACGAATTCCCGCAGGCCTCGCACGCCCCCTTCCTGTCGCATGAACAGGACTTCGTGCGCGCGCTTGCCGAGCATCTGGAAAAGCAGGCATGA
- a CDS encoding sterol desaturase family protein, producing the protein MKFPVELILLALAPVFLLCVAWELWLFRRQGRLTRYDWRDSVCSAALGLLHQGADKLAWVLVLPLYGWIYQHHRLLDFPAGWLSFFLLFLGQDFLYYWFHRVSHRVRWLWAAHSVHHSSTRMNFTTAFRQSLMYPLAGMWAFWLPLAWVGFPPEQVVAVVLLNLAFQFFVHTQAAPKLGWLEYVFNTPSIHRGHHAKNPRYIDHNYAGVLVIWDRMFGSYVEERDDEPCDYGTVKPVDSFNPLWVSLVEWRDMLAEAWRADGWCDRLTVLFGPPEAAEKVAERQRAGAARRAAA; encoded by the coding sequence ATGAAATTTCCGGTTGAACTGATACTGCTGGCGCTGGCGCCGGTCTTTCTGCTTTGCGTCGCCTGGGAGCTGTGGCTGTTCCGGCGCCAGGGCCGGCTGACCCGCTACGACTGGCGCGATTCCGTATGCAGCGCGGCGCTGGGCCTGCTGCACCAGGGCGCCGACAAGCTGGCCTGGGTGCTGGTGCTGCCCTTGTACGGCTGGATCTACCAGCACCACCGGCTGCTGGACTTCCCGGCCGGCTGGCTGAGCTTCTTCCTGCTGTTTCTCGGCCAGGACTTCCTCTATTACTGGTTCCACCGCGTCAGCCACCGCGTGCGCTGGCTGTGGGCGGCGCACAGCGTCCACCACAGCTCGACGCGGATGAATTTCACCACCGCCTTCCGCCAGAGCCTGATGTATCCGCTGGCCGGCATGTGGGCGTTCTGGCTGCCGCTGGCCTGGGTGGGCTTCCCGCCCGAGCAGGTGGTGGCGGTGGTGTTGCTGAACCTGGCCTTCCAGTTCTTCGTCCACACCCAGGCCGCGCCGAAGCTCGGCTGGCTGGAATACGTGTTCAACACGCCGTCGATACACCGCGGCCACCACGCGAAGAACCCGCGCTACATCGACCACAACTACGCCGGTGTGCTGGTGATCTGGGACCGGATGTTCGGCAGCTACGTCGAGGAGCGGGACGACGAGCCGTGCGACTACGGCACGGTCAAGCCGGTCGACAGCTTCAATCCGCTGTGGGTCAGTCTGGTGGAGTGGCGCGACATGCTGGCCGAGGCCTGGCGCGCCGACGGCTGGTGCGACCGGCTGACGGTGCTGTTCGGACCGCCGGAGGCGGCGGAGAAGGTGGCCGAGCGGCAGCGCGCCGGCGCCGCTAGGCGGGCGGCGGCCTGA
- the bioF gene encoding 8-amino-7-oxononanoate synthase, protein MRLQDLSAALLELDASHRRRQRATLESPQGVEIVVDGEEYLSFASNDYLGLADHPSLVRALQQGADRWGAGSGASHLLTGHSRAHQEAEEALARFVGREAALLFGSGYAANLAVITSLVGRGDAVFADKLNHASLNDGCLLSRADFQRFRHNDLEHLEQLLSASRASTKLIAVDAVYSMDGDEAPLPALLALAERFDAWLYVDDAHGFGVLGHGRGALAEHDLSSERLIYMATLGKAAGLAGAFVAGARPLVEWLLNRGRTYVFSTAQPPALAAAVPTSLRLIADGDERRARLAQLVARCRERLAGSRFSTGASRTPIQPFIIGGDAHAMRLAHGLRQQGYWVPAIRPPTVPENGARLRISLSARHELAQLDALLDAMLLLAEA, encoded by the coding sequence ATGCGCCTGCAAGACCTGTCCGCAGCATTGCTGGAACTGGACGCCAGCCACCGCCGCCGTCAACGGGCGACGCTCGAATCGCCGCAAGGCGTGGAGATCGTCGTAGACGGCGAGGAATACCTGTCTTTTGCGAGCAACGACTACCTCGGCCTGGCCGACCATCCGTCGCTGGTGCGCGCGCTGCAGCAGGGCGCCGACCGGTGGGGGGCGGGCAGCGGCGCCTCCCATCTGCTGACCGGCCACAGCCGGGCCCACCAGGAGGCCGAGGAGGCGTTGGCGCGTTTCGTCGGCCGCGAGGCGGCGCTATTGTTCGGCTCCGGCTACGCCGCCAACCTGGCGGTGATCACCAGCCTGGTTGGCCGCGGCGACGCGGTGTTCGCCGACAAGCTGAACCACGCGTCGCTGAACGACGGCTGTCTGCTGTCGCGCGCCGACTTCCAGCGCTTCCGCCACAACGATCTCGAGCACCTGGAGCAATTGCTGTCCGCCAGCCGGGCAAGCACCAAGCTGATCGCGGTGGACGCCGTGTACAGCATGGACGGCGACGAGGCGCCGCTGCCGGCGCTGTTGGCGCTGGCCGAGCGCTTCGACGCCTGGCTCTACGTCGACGACGCCCACGGTTTCGGCGTGCTGGGCCATGGTCGCGGCGCCTTGGCCGAACATGATCTGTCCAGCGAGCGGCTGATCTATATGGCCACGCTGGGCAAGGCGGCCGGCCTCGCCGGCGCCTTCGTCGCCGGCGCGCGTCCGCTGGTGGAGTGGCTGCTGAACCGCGGCCGCACCTATGTCTTCAGCACCGCCCAGCCGCCGGCGTTGGCGGCCGCGGTGCCGACCAGCCTGCGGCTGATCGCCGACGGCGACGAGCGGCGGGCGAGGCTGGCGCAGCTGGTGGCGCGCTGCCGCGAGCGCTTGGCCGGCAGCCGTTTCTCCACGGGGGCTTCCCGCACCCCGATTCAACCATTTATCATAGGCGGCGATGCTCATGCCATGAGATTGGCCCATGGTTTGCGGCAGCAAGGCTACTGGGTGCCCGCCATCCGTCCGCCGACGGTGCCGGAGAACGGCGCTCGTCTGCGGATCTCGCTGTCGGCGCGCCATGAATTGGCGCAGCTGGACGCGCTGCTGGACGCCATGCTGCTGTTGGCCGAAGCCTGA